One region of Mycobacterium riyadhense genomic DNA includes:
- a CDS encoding ferredoxin, whose amino-acid sequence MKVWVDPERCQGHTLCSMIAPDSFQLSEIDGSSSAVREVVPADQQDQVREAAQSCPEQAIVLTD is encoded by the coding sequence GTGAAGGTATGGGTTGATCCCGAACGCTGCCAGGGCCACACGCTGTGCTCGATGATCGCTCCGGATTCCTTCCAACTGAGTGAGATCGACGGCAGCTCGTCAGCGGTCAGAGAGGTGGTTCCGGCCGATCAGCAAGACCAGGTCCGCGAAGCCGCGCAGTCCTGCCCGGAGCAGGCCATCGTCCTCACCGATTGA